The following coding sequences lie in one Xanthomonas hortorum pv. pelargonii genomic window:
- a CDS encoding flagellar hook capping FlgD N-terminal domain-containing protein → MSTIGSDLYASLGLSTSSAASTKKKEESLGQADFLKLMTEQLQHQDPLKPMENSAFLGQLAQFSTVQGIGDLNTKVGNFSDSMNSDQVLKGAALVGHNVLVPSAQVAIDTTNSAKGVVAATAAGTVNFEITDANGTFVKQLSVPSSAAGEVSFAWDGTDANGNRMAAGKYGVTATQTDTAGAKSKLATYVDAPVDSVTIGSDGLYLNLTGLGTSPLANVLRVS, encoded by the coding sequence ATGAGCACAATCGGCAGTGACCTTTACGCCAGCCTTGGGCTGAGCACCAGCAGCGCCGCCTCGACAAAGAAAAAGGAGGAATCGCTCGGCCAGGCCGACTTCCTCAAGTTGATGACCGAGCAGCTGCAGCACCAGGACCCGCTCAAACCGATGGAAAACAGCGCGTTCCTGGGCCAGTTGGCGCAGTTCTCCACCGTGCAGGGCATTGGCGACCTCAATACCAAGGTCGGCAACTTCTCCGACTCGATGAACAGCGATCAGGTGCTGAAGGGCGCCGCGCTGGTCGGGCACAACGTGCTGGTGCCCTCGGCGCAGGTCGCCATCGATACCACCAATTCGGCCAAGGGCGTGGTCGCCGCAACCGCGGCCGGCACGGTCAACTTCGAAATCACCGACGCCAACGGCACCTTCGTCAAACAGCTCAGCGTGCCGTCCAGTGCCGCCGGTGAGGTGTCGTTCGCCTGGGACGGCACCGATGCCAACGGCAACCGCATGGCCGCCGGCAAATACGGCGTCACCGCCACCCAGACCGACACCGCCGGTGCCAAAAGCAAACTGGCCACCTACGTGGACGCACCGGTGGACAGCGTCACGATCGGCTCCGACGGCCTGTATCTCAACCTGACCGGGCTAGGCACTTCCCCGCTCGCCAACGTGCTCCGCGTCAGCTGA
- the flgC gene encoding flagellar basal body rod protein FlgC produces MSNLPIFDVAGSALHAQSVRLSTIASNLANADSVAGSAEATYKPIEPIFQAQQNRQDPSLTSVNVKEITTTNAPPIRRYEPGHPLADADGYVFSPDVDPVAQMVNMISASRNYQAGVEMLNTAKELALATITMGR; encoded by the coding sequence ATGAGCAATCTTCCCATCTTCGATGTGGCCGGCTCTGCGCTGCATGCGCAATCGGTCCGGCTGAGCACGATCGCCTCCAACCTGGCCAATGCGGACTCTGTCGCAGGCTCGGCCGAGGCGACCTACAAGCCGATCGAGCCGATCTTCCAGGCCCAGCAGAACCGCCAGGATCCCAGCCTGACCTCGGTAAACGTCAAGGAGATCACCACCACCAACGCACCGCCGATCCGTCGCTACGAGCCCGGCCATCCGCTGGCCGATGCCGACGGCTACGTGTTCTCGCCCGACGTGGACCCGGTGGCGCAGATGGTCAACATGATCTCGGCCTCACGCAACTACCAGGCCGGCGTGGAAATGCTCAATACCGCCAAGGAACTGGCGCTCGCGACGATCACGATGGGTCGCTGA
- the flgF gene encoding flagellar basal-body rod protein FlgF: protein MDKALYVAMTGARASLQAQGTVSHNLANVDTVGFKAALANTEAFKIQGKGYPSRIDALHVDQGFDRSQGHQQVTGNPLDVSLQQDRWLSVQSPDGSEAYTRNGELALTANGQLVTANGHAVLDEGGAPMTIPPHQAMEIGSDGSISIIPQGEGPQTMAIVGKMKVVDAPADRLTRRPDGLMRNTSTDPAQAFQIATGKTINSGMLEGSNVDAAGALVEMIQLQRQFEMQVKIIKNGDDNAQSANSMMRLNG from the coding sequence ATGGACAAAGCCCTCTACGTTGCAATGACCGGCGCCCGCGCCTCCCTGCAGGCGCAGGGCACCGTGTCGCACAATCTCGCCAACGTCGATACGGTGGGGTTCAAGGCCGCGCTGGCCAACACCGAGGCGTTCAAGATCCAGGGCAAGGGCTATCCGTCGCGGATCGATGCGCTGCACGTGGATCAAGGCTTCGATCGCAGCCAGGGCCATCAACAGGTCACCGGCAACCCGCTGGATGTGTCGCTGCAACAGGACCGCTGGCTGTCGGTGCAGTCGCCCGACGGCAGCGAGGCCTACACCCGCAACGGCGAGTTGGCGCTTACCGCCAATGGCCAACTGGTCACCGCCAATGGGCATGCGGTGCTGGATGAGGGCGGCGCCCCGATGACGATTCCGCCGCACCAGGCGATGGAAATCGGCAGCGACGGCAGCATCTCGATCATTCCGCAGGGCGAAGGCCCGCAGACCATGGCCATCGTCGGCAAGATGAAAGTCGTCGATGCCCCCGCCGATCGTTTGACGCGGCGCCCGGACGGGCTGATGCGCAACACCAGCACCGACCCGGCACAGGCGTTCCAGATCGCCACCGGCAAGACCATCAACAGCGGCATGCTGGAAGGCAGCAACGTGGACGCCGCCGGCGCGCTGGTGGAAATGATCCAGCTGCAGCGTCAGTTCGAAATGCAGGTGAAGATCATCAAGAACGGCGACGACAACGCGCAATCGGCCAATTCGATGATGCGGCTGAACGGCTAA
- a CDS encoding chemotaxis protein, with amino-acid sequence MTHDLLNRIDQRTRLAGHNRLALLLFRLGGRQLFGVNVFKVQEVLRRPDLFQVPGLPTEFAGVADVRGRSVPVLDLGLAIGHPERDTLSENGPGYLVVAEFNRSVQGFLVSGVERIVNIAVEDIHPPPELGAEATYLTAVTRFQGELIQVIDVESVLADIAKVSKDVQLDPSLQLVAYDRQFQVLVVDDSRVARQQIRSVLDQLGVAATLLSDGRQALDHLLQVAASGENPADRYAMVISDIEMPAMDGYTLTTEIRRTPGLQGLYVLLHTSLSGVFNNAMVEQVGANAFVAKYSAHELADYVLARLKVVAEAA; translated from the coding sequence ATGACCCACGATCTGCTCAACCGCATCGACCAGCGCACCCGTCTGGCTGGCCACAATCGACTGGCCCTGCTGCTGTTCCGGCTGGGCGGGCGCCAGCTTTTTGGCGTCAATGTCTTCAAGGTGCAGGAAGTGCTGCGCCGTCCGGACCTGTTTCAGGTCCCCGGCCTGCCGACCGAGTTCGCCGGCGTTGCCGACGTGCGCGGGCGCTCGGTGCCGGTGCTGGACTTGGGCCTGGCCATCGGCCACCCGGAGCGCGACACGCTTTCCGAAAACGGCCCTGGCTATCTGGTGGTGGCCGAATTCAACCGCTCGGTGCAGGGCTTTCTGGTCAGCGGCGTGGAGCGCATCGTCAATATTGCGGTGGAAGACATCCATCCGCCGCCGGAACTTGGCGCCGAAGCCACTTATTTGACGGCGGTGACCCGTTTCCAGGGTGAGTTGATCCAGGTGATCGACGTGGAAAGCGTGCTCGCCGACATCGCCAAGGTCAGCAAGGACGTGCAGCTGGATCCCTCGCTGCAGCTGGTCGCATACGACCGGCAGTTCCAGGTACTGGTGGTGGACGATTCGCGGGTGGCGCGTCAGCAGATCCGCAGCGTGCTCGACCAGCTCGGCGTCGCGGCAACCTTGCTGTCGGACGGCCGCCAGGCGCTGGACCATCTCTTGCAGGTGGCAGCGTCAGGCGAGAATCCGGCCGACCGCTACGCGATGGTGATCTCCGACATCGAAATGCCGGCAATGGATGGCTATACGCTGACGACGGAAATCCGGCGCACGCCGGGGCTGCAAGGCCTGTACGTGCTGTTGCATACCTCGTTGTCGGGTGTGTTCAACAACGCCATGGTCGAACAGGTCGGCGCCAATGCCTTCGTGGCCAAGTACAGCGCCCACGAATTGGCCGATTATGTGTTGGCGCGCCTGAAAGTGGTCGCCGAAGCGGCCTGA
- the flgE gene encoding flagellar hook protein FlgE, translating to MAFNTSLSGINAANADLNVTSNNIANVNTTGFKESRAEFADMFQSTSYGLSRNAVGSGVRVSNVAQQFSQGNIDPTGRSLDLAISGEGFFAVSSNGAKMYTRAGNFQTDANGYVINPQGARLQVFAPNPSGNGFDVGRLSDLQLLTTDSPPKSTSTVNLAFTLPGNATAPTVTPFNPADDKTYSHSTGGINVYDSLGVSHVQTSYFVKTANPNEWQVHNYVDGAAVGAPTALQFSDTGALTNPANGIIAMDPFTPSTGAGVLNMQLNVTGSTQYGEAFALRDTRQDGYASGKLNEISIDTSGVVFARYSNGADKALGQVALSSFVNPQGLQSQGNNMWAESYTSGAARIGAPDTSDLGQIESGSLEASTVDLTEQLVNMIVAQRNFQANSQMISTQDQVTQTIINIR from the coding sequence ATGGCTTTCAATACCTCGTTGTCCGGCATCAACGCAGCCAATGCCGATCTGAACGTGACTTCCAACAACATCGCCAACGTCAACACGACCGGTTTCAAGGAATCGCGCGCCGAGTTTGCCGACATGTTCCAGAGCACCAGCTATGGCCTGTCGCGCAATGCGGTGGGTTCGGGCGTGCGCGTCAGCAATGTGGCGCAGCAGTTTTCACAGGGCAATATCGACCCGACCGGGCGCAGCCTGGACCTGGCGATCTCCGGCGAAGGCTTCTTCGCCGTGTCCTCCAACGGCGCCAAGATGTACACCCGCGCGGGCAACTTCCAGACCGATGCCAACGGGTATGTGATCAACCCGCAGGGCGCACGCCTGCAGGTGTTCGCGCCCAATCCCAGCGGCAATGGCTTCGACGTGGGCCGTTTGTCGGACCTGCAGTTGCTGACCACCGACAGCCCGCCCAAGTCGACCTCCACGGTCAATCTGGCCTTCACCCTGCCCGGTAATGCCACCGCGCCGACGGTCACCCCGTTCAATCCGGCCGACGACAAGACCTATAGCCATTCCACCGGCGGCATCAACGTCTACGATTCGCTGGGCGTCAGCCATGTGCAGACCTCCTATTTCGTCAAGACCGCCAACCCGAACGAATGGCAGGTGCACAACTACGTGGACGGCGCCGCCGTCGGTGCCCCAACCGCGCTGCAGTTCTCCGACACCGGCGCGCTGACCAACCCGGCCAACGGCATCATCGCGATGGATCCGTTCACCCCGAGCACCGGCGCCGGCGTGCTGAACATGCAGCTCAACGTCACTGGCTCCACCCAGTACGGCGAAGCGTTCGCACTGCGCGACACCCGCCAGGACGGTTACGCCAGCGGCAAGCTCAACGAGATCAGCATCGACACCAGCGGCGTGGTGTTCGCGCGCTACTCCAACGGTGCCGACAAGGCGCTGGGCCAGGTCGCGCTGAGCAGCTTCGTCAACCCGCAGGGCCTGCAGTCGCAGGGCAACAACATGTGGGCCGAAAGCTACACCTCCGGCGCCGCCCGCATCGGCGCACCGGACACTTCGGACCTGGGCCAGATCGAATCCGGCTCGCTGGAAGCCTCCACGGTGGACCTGACCGAGCAGCTGGTGAACATGATCGTGGCCCAGCGCAACTTCCAGGCCAACTCGCAGATGATCTCGACCCAGGATCAGGTCACCCAGACGATCATCAATATCCGTTAA
- the flgB gene encoding flagellar basal body rod protein FlgB, translated as MSNSISSFLGIHGDALPLREQRMKLIASNLSNVDTPGYKAKDMDFEAALKSAEGVRDGSLMQTTDAKHYEIGSSGGLNPFQITRESDQPSLDGNTVDADAERAAYGRAALEYRASLSFLESKVRSMLTAITGQ; from the coding sequence GTGTCCAACTCCATTTCGTCCTTCCTCGGCATCCACGGCGATGCTCTGCCGCTACGCGAGCAGCGCATGAAGCTCATTGCCAGCAATCTGAGCAATGTGGACACCCCTGGCTACAAGGCCAAGGACATGGACTTCGAGGCCGCGCTGAAATCCGCCGAAGGCGTGCGCGACGGCAGTCTGATGCAGACCACCGACGCCAAGCATTACGAAATCGGCAGCAGCGGCGGGCTCAACCCGTTCCAGATCACCCGCGAGTCCGATCAGCCCAGCCTGGACGGCAACACCGTCGATGCCGACGCCGAACGTGCAGCCTACGGCCGCGCCGCGCTGGAATATCGCGCCTCGCTGAGCTTCCTCGAATCCAAGGTGCGCTCGATGCTCACCGCGATCACGGGCCAATAA
- the flgG gene encoding flagellar basal-body rod protein FlgG has translation MNQALWVAKTGLDAQQTRMSVISNNLANTNTTGFKRDRAAFEDLLYQQVRAPGGSTSAQTQLPTGLQLGTGVRVVSTFKGFDQGSQQQTGRALDVMVNGRGFFEVQMPDGTSAYTRDGTFQINAQGEVVTNSGYPLQPGIQVPEGAQSLTIGNDGTISVTLAGQAAAQEIGALTLTDFINPSGLQSKGENLFVETTASGPAQNGTPGLNGLGTTVQGALEGSNVNTVEELVSMIETQRAYEMNAKAISTTDSMLGYLNNNV, from the coding sequence ATGAATCAGGCTTTGTGGGTCGCCAAAACCGGACTGGATGCGCAGCAGACGCGCATGTCGGTCATTTCCAACAACCTGGCCAATACCAATACCACCGGCTTCAAGCGCGATCGTGCTGCGTTCGAAGACCTGTTGTATCAACAGGTGCGTGCGCCGGGCGGTTCCACCTCCGCGCAGACGCAGTTGCCGACCGGCCTGCAACTGGGTACCGGTGTGCGCGTGGTCTCCACCTTTAAGGGCTTCGACCAGGGCAGCCAGCAGCAGACCGGCCGCGCGCTCGATGTGATGGTCAACGGTCGCGGCTTCTTCGAAGTGCAGATGCCGGACGGTACCTCCGCCTACACCCGCGACGGCACCTTTCAGATCAATGCGCAGGGCGAAGTGGTCACCAACAGCGGCTACCCGCTGCAGCCCGGCATCCAGGTGCCCGAAGGCGCGCAGTCGCTGACCATCGGCAACGACGGCACCATCAGCGTGACCCTGGCCGGCCAGGCCGCCGCACAGGAAATCGGCGCGTTGACGCTGACCGACTTCATCAACCCCTCGGGCCTGCAGTCCAAGGGCGAGAACCTGTTCGTCGAAACCACCGCCTCCGGCCCCGCGCAGAACGGCACCCCCGGCCTCAATGGCCTGGGCACCACCGTGCAGGGCGCCCTGGAAGGCAGCAACGTCAATACGGTGGAAGAGCTGGTGAGCATGATCGAGACCCAGCGCGCCTACGAAATGAATGCCAAGGCGATCTCCACCACCGACTCGATGCTCGGTTACTTGAACAACAACGTCTGA
- the flgH gene encoding flagellar basal body L-ring protein FlgH, producing the protein MSRLPSLSSLSFALACSALLGGCVAAGDVRPFAELAPIVPVVAPVAQPTAGAIYAAGPGLNLYGDRRARDVGDLLTVNLVESTTASSTANTSVSKADTVDMSTPTLLGVPLTVNGTDVLRNSTSGDRSFAGKGNTAQSNRMQGSVTVTVMQRLPNGNLVIQGQKNLRLTQGDELVQVQGIVRAADIAPDNTVPSSKVADARIAYGGRGAIAQSNAMGWLSRFFNSRLSPY; encoded by the coding sequence ATGTCACGCCTGCCTTCTCTCTCTTCGCTGTCTTTTGCCCTCGCCTGCAGCGCGCTGCTGGGTGGCTGCGTGGCAGCCGGCGACGTGCGGCCGTTCGCCGAACTGGCACCGATCGTGCCGGTGGTCGCGCCGGTGGCGCAGCCCACCGCCGGTGCCATCTATGCCGCCGGCCCGGGCCTGAACTTGTACGGCGACCGCCGTGCCCGCGATGTCGGCGATCTGCTGACAGTGAACCTGGTGGAAAGCACTACCGCCTCGTCCACCGCCAACACCAGCGTCAGCAAGGCCGACACCGTGGACATGAGCACGCCGACGCTGCTGGGTGTGCCGCTCACCGTCAATGGCACCGACGTGTTGCGCAACTCCACCAGCGGCGACCGCAGCTTTGCCGGCAAGGGCAACACCGCGCAGAGCAACCGCATGCAGGGCAGCGTGACCGTCACCGTGATGCAGCGCCTGCCCAACGGCAATCTGGTGATCCAGGGGCAGAAGAATCTGCGCCTGACCCAGGGCGACGAGCTGGTGCAGGTGCAAGGCATCGTGCGCGCCGCCGACATCGCCCCGGACAACACCGTGCCCTCCAGCAAGGTGGCCGACGCACGCATCGCCTACGGCGGCCGCGGCGCGATCGCGCAGTCCAACGCGATGGGCTGGCTGAGCCGCTTCTTCAATTCCCGTTTGTCGCCCTACTGA
- the flgK gene encoding flagellar hook-associated protein FlgK, which produces MSIMSTGTSALIAFQRALSTVSHNVANINTEGYSRQRVEFATRTPTDMGYAFVGNGAKITDVGRVADQLAISRLLDSGGELSRLQQLSSLTNRVDSLYSNTATNVAGLWSNFFDSTSAVSSNASSTAERQSMLDSGNSLATRFKQLNGQMDSLSNEVNSGLTSSVDEVNRLTQQIAKINGTIGNSVDNASPDLLDQRDALVSKLVGFTGGTAVIQDGGFMNVFTAGGQALVVGTTAAKLTTVADPYQPTKLQVALQTQGQNVSLSANSLGGQMGGLLEFRSSVLEPTQAELGRLAVGMASTFNAGHAQGMDLYGAMGGNFFNIGSPTTAANPKNTGTAALSASFSNMSAVDGQNVTLSFDGAAWKATRADTGAAVPITGTGTPANPLVLNGVSLVVGGTPANGDKFLLQPTAGLAGSISVAITDPSRIAAATPVKATATLANLGTGKISDVKVTNAQNPALLTPSSVEFIDANQYTIDGNGPFPYTAGQTISANGWSFALDGAPKAGDTFGVGPMGAGSSDNGNAKLLAKVEDAKALNGGTVTLNGALSGLTTSVGSAARAASYSADAQKVINDQAQASRDSISGVNLDEEAADMLKLQQAYQAAAQMISTADTIFQAILGAVR; this is translated from the coding sequence ATGTCCATCATGTCCACCGGGACCAGCGCGCTGATCGCCTTCCAACGGGCGTTGTCGACCGTTAGCCATAACGTCGCCAACATCAATACCGAAGGTTACAGCCGCCAACGTGTGGAATTTGCAACGCGCACGCCCACCGACATGGGCTACGCGTTCGTGGGCAATGGCGCCAAGATTACCGACGTGGGCCGGGTGGCCGACCAGCTGGCCATCTCGCGCCTGCTCGACAGCGGCGGCGAGCTCTCGCGCCTGCAGCAGCTGTCCTCGCTGACCAATCGCGTGGACAGCCTGTACTCCAACACCGCCACCAATGTCGCCGGGCTGTGGTCGAACTTCTTCGACTCCACCAGCGCGGTGTCGTCCAACGCCTCCTCCACCGCCGAGCGGCAGAGCATGCTCGACAGCGGCAACTCGCTGGCCACGCGCTTCAAGCAGCTCAATGGGCAGATGGACAGCCTGAGCAACGAGGTCAACAGCGGGCTGACTTCGTCGGTGGACGAGGTCAATCGCCTGACCCAACAGATCGCCAAGATCAACGGCACCATCGGCAACAGCGTGGACAACGCCTCGCCGGATCTGCTCGATCAACGCGATGCGCTGGTGTCCAAGCTGGTCGGCTTCACCGGCGGCACCGCGGTGATCCAGGACGGCGGCTTCATGAATGTTTTCACCGCCGGCGGCCAGGCGCTGGTGGTGGGGACCACGGCGGCCAAACTGACCACCGTGGCCGACCCGTATCAGCCGACCAAGCTGCAGGTGGCGTTGCAGACCCAGGGCCAGAACGTCAGCCTCAGCGCCAACTCGCTGGGCGGCCAGATGGGCGGCCTGCTGGAGTTCCGCAGCAGCGTGCTCGAACCGACCCAGGCCGAACTGGGACGCCTGGCCGTGGGCATGGCCAGCACCTTCAATGCCGGTCACGCCCAGGGCATGGACCTGTACGGCGCGATGGGCGGCAACTTCTTCAACATCGGCTCGCCCACCACCGCCGCCAATCCCAAGAACACCGGCACTGCGGCGCTGAGCGCCAGTTTCAGCAACATGAGCGCGGTGGACGGGCAGAACGTCACGCTCAGCTTCGACGGTGCGGCGTGGAAGGCCACGCGCGCCGATACCGGCGCCGCCGTGCCGATCACCGGCACCGGCACCCCGGCCAATCCGCTGGTGCTCAACGGCGTCAGCCTGGTGGTCGGCGGCACGCCGGCCAACGGCGACAAGTTCCTGCTGCAGCCCACCGCAGGGTTGGCCGGCAGCATCTCGGTGGCCATCACCGACCCCTCGCGCATTGCCGCGGCAACGCCGGTCAAGGCCACGGCCACGCTCGCCAACCTGGGCACTGGCAAGATCAGCGACGTCAAGGTCACCAATGCGCAGAACCCTGCGCTGCTGACGCCGTCGTCGGTCGAGTTCATCGACGCCAACCAGTACACCATCGATGGCAACGGCCCGTTTCCCTACACCGCCGGCCAGACCATCAGCGCCAATGGCTGGAGTTTTGCGCTGGATGGCGCGCCCAAGGCCGGCGACACCTTCGGCGTCGGCCCGATGGGCGCCGGCTCCAGCGACAACGGCAACGCCAAACTGCTGGCCAAGGTGGAAGACGCCAAGGCGCTCAACGGCGGCACGGTCACGCTCAATGGCGCGCTGTCCGGCCTGACCACCTCGGTGGGCTCGGCCGCACGTGCGGCCAGTTACTCGGCCGATGCGCAGAAGGTCATCAACGACCAGGCGCAGGCCAGCCGCGATTCGATTTCCGGCGTCAACCTCGACGAGGAAGCCGCCGACATGCTGAAACTGCAGCAGGCCTATCAGGCCGCCGCACAGATGATCTCCACCGCCGACACCATCTTCCAAGCCATCCTGGGCGCCGTACGCTGA
- a CDS encoding flagellar basal body P-ring protein FlgI, which translates to MNLSSLPFRLLAAAVAVCAIAAPASAERIKDLAQVGGVRGNALVGYGLVVGLDGSGDRTSQAPFTVQSLKNLLGELGVNVPANVNPQLKNVAAVAIHAELPPFAKPGQPIDITVSSIANAVSLRGGSLLMAPLKGADGQVYAMAQGNLVVGGFGAQGKDGSRVSVNIPSVGRIPNGATVERALPDVFAGTGEITLNLHQNDFTTVSRMVAAIDNSFGAGTARAVDGVTVSVRSPTDPGARIGLLARLENVELSPGDAPAKVVVNARTGTVVIGQLVRVMPAAIAHGSLTVTISENTNVSQPGAFSGGRTAVTPQSTITATSEGSRMFKFEGGTTLDQIVRAVNEVGAAPGDLVAILEALKQAGALTAELEVI; encoded by the coding sequence ATGAATCTGTCTTCCCTGCCCTTCCGTCTGCTCGCTGCCGCTGTCGCGGTCTGCGCGATTGCCGCGCCGGCCTCGGCCGAGCGCATCAAGGATCTTGCACAGGTCGGCGGCGTGCGCGGCAACGCGCTGGTCGGTTACGGCCTGGTGGTTGGCCTGGACGGCAGCGGCGACCGCACCAGCCAGGCGCCCTTCACCGTGCAGAGTTTGAAGAACCTGCTCGGCGAGCTGGGCGTCAATGTTCCGGCGAACGTCAATCCGCAGCTGAAAAACGTCGCGGCGGTGGCCATCCACGCCGAATTGCCGCCGTTTGCCAAGCCCGGCCAGCCGATCGACATCACCGTCTCCTCGATCGCCAACGCGGTGTCGCTACGTGGCGGCTCGCTGCTGATGGCACCGCTGAAAGGCGCCGATGGCCAGGTCTACGCGATGGCCCAGGGCAACCTGGTGGTCGGTGGCTTCGGCGCGCAGGGCAAGGATGGCTCGCGGGTGTCGGTCAACATTCCCAGCGTCGGTCGCATTCCCAACGGCGCCACTGTTGAGCGCGCATTGCCGGACGTGTTTGCCGGCACCGGCGAGATCACGCTCAACCTGCATCAGAACGACTTCACCACCGTCTCGCGCATGGTCGCGGCGATCGACAACAGCTTCGGCGCCGGCACCGCGCGTGCGGTCGATGGCGTCACCGTGTCGGTGCGCTCGCCCACCGATCCGGGCGCCCGTATCGGCCTGCTGGCGCGGCTGGAAAACGTCGAACTCTCTCCGGGCGACGCGCCGGCCAAGGTGGTGGTCAACGCACGCACCGGCACGGTGGTGATCGGCCAGCTGGTGCGGGTGATGCCGGCGGCGATTGCGCATGGCTCGCTCACCGTGACCATCAGCGAAAACACCAATGTCAGCCAGCCGGGCGCCTTCAGTGGCGGCCGTACGGCAGTGACGCCGCAATCGACCATCACGGCCACCTCCGAAGGCAGCCGCATGTTCAAGTTCGAAGGCGGCACCACGCTCGATCAGATCGTGCGCGCAGTCAACGAAGTGGGCGCGGCTCCCGGCGACCTGGTCGCCATTCTCGAAGCTCTGAAGCAGGCTGGCGCGCTGACGGCGGAGCTAGAGGTCATCTGA
- the flgJ gene encoding flagellar assembly peptidoglycan hydrolase FlgJ codes for MRIAASPIDLNPSTKADPAKIDKVSRQLEGQFAQMLVKSMRDASSGDPMFPGENQMFREMYDQQMAKALTEGKGLGLSAMISKQLSGDTGGPALNTSLSTADAAKAYALVAGKRDASLPLPARDGAATSVGASLGAAVGTAAGIGAGGLTGIGMSQVLDLIAGRTGGGESGGDDAAALSWPSANDRWSDVAVSDAADASAAVNASAASSAAASLGERTPEGFVAKIWTHAQKAARELGVDPRALVAQAALETGWGRRGIGNGGDSNNLFGIKATGWSGDKVTTGTHEYVNGVKTTETADFRAYGSAEESFADYVRLLKNNSRYQPALQAGTDIKGFARGLQQAGYATDPGYAAKIAAIANGPTIDRAVAAIGNAAADLSNRYASTAEPAGLGTIRR; via the coding sequence ATGCGTATCGCAGCCTCGCCCATTGATCTCAACCCGAGCACCAAGGCCGATCCGGCAAAGATCGACAAGGTCTCACGTCAGCTCGAAGGACAGTTCGCGCAGATGCTGGTCAAGAGCATGCGCGATGCGAGCTCCGGCGACCCGATGTTTCCGGGTGAAAACCAGATGTTCCGCGAAATGTACGACCAGCAGATGGCCAAGGCGCTGACCGAAGGCAAGGGGTTGGGTCTGTCGGCGATGATCTCCAAGCAGTTGAGTGGCGACACTGGCGGCCCGGCGTTGAACACCTCGCTGAGCACCGCCGATGCGGCCAAAGCCTACGCCCTGGTGGCCGGCAAGCGCGATGCCTCGTTGCCGCTGCCGGCACGCGACGGCGCGGCAACCAGCGTCGGTGCGAGCCTGGGCGCAGCGGTCGGCACCGCTGCAGGCATCGGCGCAGGCGGCCTGACCGGTATCGGCATGAGCCAGGTGCTGGATCTGATCGCCGGGCGTACCGGCGGTGGCGAGTCCGGCGGCGACGATGCGGCCGCACTGAGCTGGCCGTCGGCCAACGATCGCTGGAGCGATGTGGCTGTCAGCGATGCCGCCGATGCCAGTGCCGCGGTCAATGCGAGCGCGGCCAGCAGCGCCGCCGCCAGCCTGGGCGAGCGCACCCCGGAAGGCTTCGTCGCCAAGATCTGGACGCATGCGCAGAAAGCCGCGCGCGAACTGGGCGTGGATCCGCGTGCGCTGGTCGCACAGGCCGCGCTGGAAACCGGCTGGGGCCGTCGCGGTATCGGCAATGGCGGCGATTCCAACAACCTGTTCGGCATCAAGGCCACCGGCTGGAGCGGCGACAAGGTCACCACCGGCACCCACGAATACGTCAATGGCGTCAAAACCACCGAAACCGCCGATTTCCGTGCCTACGGCTCGGCCGAAGAGAGCTTTGCCGACTACGTGCGGTTGCTGAAGAACAACAGTCGTTACCAGCCCGCACTGCAGGCCGGCACCGATATCAAGGGTTTTGCACGCGGCTTGCAACAGGCTGGGTACGCCACCGATCCGGGCTATGCAGCCAAGATCGCGGCGATCGCCAACGGTCCGACCATCGACCGCGCGGTGGCCGCCATCGGCAACGCGGCGGCCGACCTGTCCAACCGCTATGCCAGCACCGCCGAGCCCGCCGGGCTTGGCACCATTCGTCGCTGA